The Patescibacteria group bacterium nucleotide sequence TTTGGTAAATTTATATTTAGATTTTAACCGACTTAGAAAAGACGATCACCCAATTTGCCCAAACTTGTTTGTAAGCGAAGAAGCGATGGATTTATCCAAAATTGTCTTTTCTCCACCCGACCTTCACTTGGCGCAATTAGCGGCTTCTTCTATTCCTATCATATATGTTCAAGAAATCGCCCAAAAGTACCAACGGGAAAATTCAAATTGGTTAAAAAAATATTTTCCAAATTTTCAAATAAATTTAGATCAAGTCGAAAATGGACGTGAAGGATCAGTCAAAAAATTATTAGAAAAATTACTAGCAGGAATGTTTGGCCGACAGCTGGAGAAACAATTGCAAAAAACACAAACGCGCCTTATCATCCGAAACACGCAAAAAATGGGCGATGAAAATGCGAGTGTGATGGCGACAGATCAAGTCGTCAAAACCCATTATCGTCAAGATAAACATTTAAGATATCTGGCGGAGTTTTCAAAACGCACTAAAAATTTCAGTTCTTGACATGATCTGGGATAATATGCTATCCTGTTATCTGCGGGGTGAAGCCCGCCAAATTTTATTAAAAAGGAGTTTAAATGTCAAAAAATCTAAATCTTAAGCCTTTGTTAGACCGAGTCATTTTAGAGCCAGTTTTAATCTCGGAAAAAACTAAAGGTGGCGTGATTTTACCAGATTCAGTCGAAAAAGAAAAGCCACAAGAAGCCAAAGTAATCGCGGTTGGTCGAGGGAAAGAAGTGGCGGGTAAATTTGTTCGTCCAGAAGTTAAAATTGGCGATCGAGTTTTATACAAGAAATACTCTGGCGACGAAATTGAAATTAATAGCAAAAAAGTCATTATTATCGAGGCTGGTGATATTTTAGCAATTATTAAATAGGTAATTAGCTTCTAGGTGCTAGCTTCTAGTTTTTCTAGAACCTAGAACCTGAAACCTATAACCTAGTTTGAAAGGAGCCATATGGCAAAGCAAATTAAATTTAACGAGTCAGCGCGCAATAAACTTAAAAAAGGCGCCAATATTTTAGCTGATTCAGTCAAAATTACTTTAGGCCCCAAAGGCAGAAATGTGGTTTTGGACAAAGGTTTTGGCACCCCGACAGTGACCAATGATGGTGTGTCAATTGCTAAAGAAATTGAACTCAAAAACAGATTCGAAAATCTGGGTGCAGAATTAATGAAGGAAGTCGCGGAAAAAACCAAAGAATCAGCTGGTGACGGGACGACCACGGCGGTAGTTTTAGCGCAAGCGATGATTAATGAAGGTTTAAAGCATGTTTCCATGGGTGTGAATCCAAATGGCATTAAAAGAGGTATTGAATTGGCTACTGGAAAAGTCGTGGCACAATTACAAAATAATGCCAAGCAAATTAAAACCCGCCAAGAAATCGCGCATGTCGCTTCAATTTCTGCTGAAGACCCGCAAGTTGGCGAACTCTTAGCGGATATTATCGAATCGGTTGGCAAAGACGGCGTGATTACGGTTGAAGAATCGCAAACTTTAGGTTTGGAAAAAGAAGTTGTCGAAGGAATGCAATTTGATTCTGGTTATATTTCAGCTTATATGATTACTGATACCGCCCGCATGGAATCAGTTTTCGAAAACCCACACATTTTGATTACTGATAAGAAAATTTCCTCTGTGAATGACATTGTGCCGGTGATTGAAAAAATGATCCAAGTTGGTAAAAAGGATTTAGTGATTATTGCGGATGATGTTGAAGGTGAAGCTTTAGCAACCTTGGTGCTTAATAAGCTAAGAGGAGTTTTTAATACCTTAGTCGTGAAGGCGCCAGGTTATGGTGACCGCAAAAAAGAAATTTTATCTGATATTGCAGTCTTAACAGGTGCTCAAGTGATTTCTGAAGATTTAGGCTTGA carries:
- a CDS encoding co-chaperone GroES; translated protein: MSKNLNLKPLLDRVILEPVLISEKTKGGVILPDSVEKEKPQEAKVIAVGRGKEVAGKFVRPEVKIGDRVLYKKYSGDEIEINSKKVIIIEAGDILAIIK
- the groL gene encoding chaperonin GroEL (60 kDa chaperone family; promotes refolding of misfolded polypeptides especially under stressful conditions; forms two stacked rings of heptamers to form a barrel-shaped 14mer; ends can be capped by GroES; misfolded proteins enter the barrel where they are refolded when GroES binds), whose amino-acid sequence is MAKQIKFNESARNKLKKGANILADSVKITLGPKGRNVVLDKGFGTPTVTNDGVSIAKEIELKNRFENLGAELMKEVAEKTKESAGDGTTTAVVLAQAMINEGLKHVSMGVNPNGIKRGIELATGKVVAQLQNNAKQIKTRQEIAHVASISAEDPQVGELLADIIESVGKDGVITVEESQTLGLEKEVVEGMQFDSGYISAYMITDTARMESVFENPHILITDKKISSVNDIVPVIEKMIQVGKKDLVIIADDVEGEALATLVLNKLRGVFNTLVVKAPGYGDRKKEILSDIAVLTGAQVISEDLGLKLDKIQVSMLGQARKVIADKENTTIVEGKGKASQIKARIDQIKIEKSKSKSEFDREKLDERLAKLTGGVGVIKVGAATEAELNYKKLKIENAVASTKAAIEEGVVAGGGSALLLAGKVIKNGKIEVPAADKDLSDEVLAGAKIIAKAVEEPLRQIIKNAGSEDASVIISEIQNAKLGTEAGLGYNAVSCKVTDMIKVGIIDPVKVTRSALQNAASAAAMFLTTEAAICDLPEKDDSGAAGAGAGMPGGMGGGMGMM